The proteins below come from a single Argentina anserina chromosome 1, drPotAnse1.1, whole genome shotgun sequence genomic window:
- the LOC126793750 gene encoding uncharacterized protein LOC126793750 gives MFVLASKLRTLKQWIRVWNKAEFGDVNIMVEKSFDDLHIIQREIASLGPSDDLLSKESVVSAQVHEALLLQEKFLWDKSRIKWLTEGDRKSSVFHAMVKVRHLKQSLSTMRDRNSIIDDPKEINDHVVNYFNGLFTSDSFIRDTGLVSQVIHNLVTTEDNAILTAISTSEEIFQTMCSMDHNSSPSPDDFGGIFFMKFPRADTVTQLRPIAMANFIFKLITKILADRLGSIATWIISPNQSAFLSGRTIADLINLLDRNCKGGNIAIKFDVQKTFDTLD, from the exons ATGTTTGTTTTGGCTTCTAAGTTGCGGACTCTTAAACAATGGATTCGGGTTTGGAATAAAGCTGAGTTTGGGGATGTGAACATAATGGTGGAAAAGTCATTTGATGATTTGCATATAATTCAACGGGAAATTGCTAGCTTGGGTCCTTCTGATGACTTGCTTTCCAAGGAGAGTGTTGTCAGTGCTCAAGTTCATGAGGCTCTTTTGCTTCaagagaaatttttatgggATAAATCAAGGATAAAATGGCTTACTGAAGGTGACCGAAAATCTTCTGTCTTCCATGCAATGGTTAAAGTCCGGCATCTTAAACAGTCATTATCAACTATGAGAGATAGAAACAGTATTATTGATGACCCAAAAGAGATTAATGATCATGTGGTAAATTATTTCAATGGCCTTTTCACATCAGATTCTTTTATAAGAGACACTGGTCTAGTTTCTCAGGTAATTCATAATCTCGTGACTACTGAGGATAATGCTATATTAACAGCTATTTCCACATCTGAGGAAATATTTCAGACTATGTGTTCCATGGATCATAATAGTTCTCCTAGTCCAGATGATTTTggtggaattttttttatgaaat TCCCTAGAGCAGACACCGTAACGCAGCTGCGTCCTATTGCTATGgcgaattttattttcaagctTATCACAAAGATTTTAGCTGACCGTTTGGGAAGTATTGCTACTTGGATTATTTCACCCAACCAAAGTGCTTTTCTTAGTGGCCGCACTATTGCAGACCTCATTAACCTCCTGGATCGTAATTGTAAGGGTGGTAACATTGCAATTAAGTTTGATGTGCAAAAGACATTTGACACGCTTGATTGA
- the LOC126793779 gene encoding LOW QUALITY PROTEIN: putative uncharacterized protein YDL057W (The sequence of the model RefSeq protein was modified relative to this genomic sequence to represent the inferred CDS: inserted 2 bases in 1 codon), which produces MTCPWFVDHGNNKNITIGKCNLYQTGSTIHKAQAAQNPVSEPQKIVITNKHGEKLVGLLHETGSKELVILCHGARSHKGDNIMTKLALALENDGISVFRFDFAGNGKSEGTFQFGHYWKEVDDLHAVVQHLLQDKPXTVSAILGHSKGGDEVLLYASKYGDVRTVVNVSGRYDLNGGLELLLGKNFMERIQTQGYLDIKDKTGTFDCRVTEDSLLDRMNTNMHESCLEISKDCRVLTVHGSDDDVIPVGDALEFAKIIPNHKLHVIEGADHYYSSHQAELASTILDFLKAAFQEDKTTSN; this is translated from the exons ATGACTTGTCCATGGTTTGTCGACCATGGAAATAACAAGAACATCACAATTGGCAAATGC AACCTGTACCAAACTGGCAGCACAATCCATAAGGCACAGGCAGCCCAGAACCCAG TCAGCGAGCCACAGAAAATAGTTATAACCAACAAACATGGTGAAAAGCTTGTGGGGTTGTTGCATGAAACCGGTTCTAAAGAGCTTGTGATCTTGTGCCATGGAGCCCGATCCCACAAG GGAGACAATATTATGACTAAACTTGCTCTTGCATTGGAAAATGATGGAATTAGTGTTTTCCGCTTCGATTTTGCTGGAAATGGAA AAAGTGAAGGTACCTTTCAGTTTGGTCACTACTGGAAAGAGGTTGATGACTTACATGCTGTAGTCCAACACTTACTCCAGGACAAACC TACAGTAAGTGCAATTCTTGGCCACAGTAAAG GAGGGGATGAGGTGCTTCTGTATGCTTCAAAATATGGCGACGTTCGCACGGTTGTCAATGTTTCTGGACGCTATGATCTGAACGGAGGCCTTGAGCTACTCTTAGGGAAAAACTTCATGGAAAGGATACAGACGCAAGGATATCTGGATATTAAGGATAAGACAG GAACTTTTGATTGTCGTGTGACGGAGGACAGTTTGCTGGATCGCATGAATACTAACATGCATGAATCATGCCTTGAGATTAGCAAAGATTGCCG GGTATTGACTGTCCATGGATCTGATGACGACGTGATCCCCGTAGGAGATGCACTGGAGTTTGCCAAGATAATACCTAACCACAAGTTACACGTTATAGAAGGAGCTGATCATTATTATAGCTCTCACCAAGCCGAGTTAGCATCAACTATTTTGGACTTCCTTAAGGCAGCTTTCCAAGAGGACAAGACTACTTCCAACTAG
- the LOC126793790 gene encoding uncharacterized protein LOC126793790, giving the protein MERTSINMPPLLKGEGFDDWKGMMQAFISAQDSKAWQCILHGWTPPKDEEASEGSEEAKEKKFDRWTASELSYSEAENKAKNALFIVLSEDDRALIKHCANSKEIWDTLGLTYEGNKKVKLHKLQLLLHEFENLQMKEDETIDQFYKRVISITSSIRSINEKKAISQDDIVMKILRSLPKKIAMKKAAISESRDLETYSLNELIGSLKTYEAEINEDDKIDQRKSKNLALKATKKKEISDELSELGLLTKEFKKIVKYKNNNPSTSKGNYENKKNRFSETRKDLRESRTNFRRNPNFKPKCYECGGLGHISVDCGNMKNSGENKRALTASWSDVESEDEEYSPKSIKKNLALVASLSFDQSESDSDSESEVLGNFEVNSDDDYSDINERYTKLCDIVETVHTRNIDLELQVSSLQRTVDEQELASHEQQS; this is encoded by the coding sequence ATGGAGCGAACATCAATCAATATGCCGCCTCTGCTTAAAGGTGAAGGATTTGATGATTGGAAAGGCATGATGCAAGCATTCATTTCCGCGCAAGACTCTAAGGCATGGCAGTGTATACTACATGGATGGACACCTCCCAAAGATGAAGAAGCATCTGAAGGATCTGAAGAAGCAAAGGAAAAGAAATTTGACAGATGGACTGCTTCGGAACTTTCTTACAGTGAAGCTGAAAATAAAGCAAAAAATGCATTATTTATTGTTTTATCAGAAGATGATCGAGCACTGATCAAGCATTGTGCAAACTCAAAAGAAATCTGGGACACTCTTGGACTCAcctatgaaggtaataaaaaGGTTAAACTTCATAAGTTACAATTATTGTTACATGAGTTTGAAAACTTACAGATGAAGGAGGATGAAACTATTGATCAATTCTACAAGAGAGTGATTTCAATTACTAGCAGCATAAGGagcataaatgaaaaaaaggcAATCTCTCAAGATGATATTGTGATGAAGATCTTGAGATCTTTACCGAAAAAAATTGCAATGAAAAAAGCAGCCATTTCAGAATCAAGAGATCTCGAGACCTATTCCTTGAATGAGCTTATTGGAAGTCTGAAAACTTATGAAGCTGAGATAAATGAGGATGACAAAATAGATCAAAGGAAGTCAAAAAATCTAGCACTGAAAGCAACTAAGAAGAAAGAGATAAGTGATGAACTTTCCGAGTTAGGGTTATTAACCAAAGAATTTAAGAAAATCgtaaaatacaaaaataataatcctAGTACTTCCAAAGGAAATTAtgagaataaaaagaacaGGTTTTCTGAAACTAGAAAAGACTTAAGAGAAAGTAGGACTAATTTCAGGAGAAATCCTAATTTTAAACCTAAATGTTATGAATGTGGTGGTCTAGGTCACATTTCAGTTGACTGTGGTAACATGAAAAACAGTGGTGAAAATAAGAGGgctttaactgcttcatggagtgATGTTGAAAGTGAAGATGAGGAGTATTCCCCTAAGTCCATAAAGAAGAATCTGGCTCTTGTAGCCTCCCTGAGTTTTGATCAGTCTGAGTCAGATTCTGACTCTGAATCAGAAGTTCTTGGCAATTTTGAGGTAAACAGTGATGATGATTATTCTGACATAAATGAAAGATATACAAAACTATGTGACATTGTAGAAACAGTGCATACCAGAAACATTGATCTTGAACTACAAGTATCTTCCCTTCAAAGAACAGTAGATGAACAGGAACTAGCGAGTCATGAACAACAAAGTTAG
- the LOC126792888 gene encoding cytokinin dehydrogenase 3-like, which translates to MAEKYSSFPPTFFIALFIMSRIVPAIGYRLRDDPEAIRLASTDYGHIHSENPAAVLYPSSINDISSLIKFANNVSVPFGVAAKGQGHSIRGQAMARNGVVVEMSSLRNRRRQHGASGIEVVSATNKDDVTFYYADVGGEQLWVDVLHATLEHGLSPVTWTDYLYLTVGGTLSNAGIGGQTFRFGPQISNVYEMDVVTGEGDFVTCSPNNNAELFYGVLGGLGQFGVISRARIALEPAPKRVKWVRMLYSDFSAFSRDQERLISINGRQQSNALDYLEGSLLINQGPPDNWRTSSFFPQSSHKKIISEVNKHGIIYSLEVVKYYDHQTETTVDKDLENLFKGLNYLPGFKFENDVSYVEFLNRVRSGELKLQSEGLWDVPHPWLNLFIPKSRIADFNIGVFKDIVLKKNITTGPVLVYPMSRSKWNERMSAVVPEEDVFYTVGFLHATGFDEWKVFDEQNKEILEFCVRAGIEVKQYLPNHKTQQGWINHFGSKWNTFQKRKALFDPKRILSPGQRIFQI; encoded by the exons atgGCTGAGAAATATTCTTCATTTCCCCCAACATTCTTCATAGCCTTATTCATCATGAGCCGCATCGTCCCCGCCATTGGATACCGCCTCCGCGACGACCCCGAAGCCATTAGATTAGCTTCCACTGATTACGGCCACATCCACAGCGAAAACCCTGCCGCCGTTCTCTACCCGTCTTCGATAAACGATATTTCGTCCCTCATCAAGTTCGCCAACAATGTCTCTGTTCCGTTTGGCGTGGCCGCCAAAGGCCAGGGCCACTCGATACGCGGACAGGCCATGGCTCGCAATGGGGTTGTGGTCGAAATGTCGTCACTGCGAAACCGCCGACGACAACACGGCGCCTCCGGAATTGAAGTAGTTTCAGCCACCAACAAAGACGACGTGACGTTTTACTATGCCGACGTTGGTGGCGAGCAGCTCTGGGTCGATGTTCTGCATGCCACATTAGAACATGGACTGTCACCGGTGACTTGGACTGACTACCTATACTTGACCGTCGGAGGTACTCTGTCCAATGCTGGAATCGGCGGACAGACGTTCCGTTTCGGCCCTCAGATCAGCAATGTCTATGAAATGGATGTTGTCACTG GAGAAGGGGATTTTGTGACTTGCTCCCCAAACAACAACGCAGAGCTTTTCTATGGGGTTCTTGGAGGCCTAGGTCAGTTTGGGGTTATATCCAGAGCCAGAATTGCATTAGAGCCGGCACCAAAAAGG GTCAAGTGGGTGCGAATGCTTTACAGTGACTTCTCTGCGTTTTCCAGAGACCAAGAACGATTAATCTCAATCAATGGGAGACAACAAAGCAATGCCCTCGACTATTTGGAAGGCTCACTACTAATTAACCAGGGTCCGCCGGATAATTGGAGGACGTCCTCATTTTTCCCACAATCCTCccacaaaaaaattatttccGAAGTAAACAAACATGGGATAATATACAGCCTTGAAGTCGTCAAATATTATGATCATCAAACTGAAACCACTGTGGATAAG GACCTGGAAAATCTATTCAAAGGGTTGAACTATCTTCCCGGATTTAAGTTTGAAAATGATGTGTCATATGTCGAATTTCTGAATAGAGTTCGAAGCGGGGAGCTAAAGCTTCAGTCAGAAGGACTATGGGATGTTCCTCATCCATGGCTTAATCTCTTCATTCCAAAGAGTCGTATCGCGGACTTTAATATTGGTGTGTTCAAAGACATTGTTCTGAAGAAAAATATTACCACCGGACCTGTCCTCGTTTATCCCATGAGCAGAAGCAA GTGGAATGAGCGGATGTCAGCCGTTGTACCTGAGGAAGATGTGTTTTACACCGTTGGATTTTTGCATGCAACTGGGTTTGATGAATGGAAGGTATTTGATGAGCAGAATAAAGAGATATTAGAGTTTTGTGTTAGAGCTGGTATTGAGGTTAAGCAGTATCTTCCCAACCACAAAACACAGCAGGGTTGGATTAATCATTTTGGCTCCAAATGGAATACCTTCCAGAAGAGAAAAGCACTGTTCGATCCCAAGAGAATACTTTCCCCTGGACAAAGAATTTTTCAGATTTAA
- the LOC126805077 gene encoding uncharacterized protein LOC126805077 — translation MQEAAQQLVSQKQKVIVTNSYGEKLVGLLHETGSRAIVILCHGARASKDHFIIENLAIALENEGISSFRFDFAGNGESEGTFQFGHMRREADDLHAVIQHFSGTNHVVGAIFGHSKGGGDVLLYASKHHDIPIVVEASARYDLKKGIEGRLGKDFMEKIKREGFIDIGSDKLWVTEESLMDRLSTDMHESCLKIDKDCRVLIVHGSADESTPFADAFEFAKIIPNHRIHIVEGADHCYTSHQAELDTVVVDFIKSALQQDKPTFN, via the exons ATGCAAGAGGCTGCACAGCAGCTAG TGAGCCAGAAGCAGAAAGTCATTGTAACCAACAGCTATGGTGAAAAGCTTGTCGGCTTATTACATGAAACTGGTTCAAGGGCGATAGTGATCTTGTGCCATGGAGCTCGAGCCTCCAAG GACCACTTTATTATTGAGAACCTTGCTATTGCATTGGAAAATGAAGGAATTAGTTCCTTCCGTTTTGATTTTGCTGGAAATGG AGAGAGTGAAGGCACGTTTCAGTTTGGTCACATGAGGAGAGAAGCTGATGACTTACATGCTGTGATCCAACACTTCTCTGGAACAAACCATGTAGTCGGTGCAATTTTTGGGCATAGTAAAG GTGGTGGTGATGTGCTTCTGTATGCTTCTAAGCATCACGACATTCCTATAGTTGTTGAAGCTTCTGCACGCTATGACCTAAAGAAAGGCATTGAAGGACGCCTGGGGAAAGACTTTATGGAGAAGATAAAAAGGGAAGGATTCATTGATATTG GAAGTGATAAATTGTGGGTGACTGAGGAAAGCTTGATGGATCGCCTAAGCACTGATATGCATGAATCGTGCCTCAAGATTGACAAAGATTGCCG GGTGCTAATAGTCCATGGATCTGCTGATGAGTCCACTCCATTTGCAGATGCATTTGAGTTTGCCAAGATCATACCTAACCACAGAATACATATTGTAGAAGGTGCTGATCATTGTTACACATCACATCAAGCTGAGTTAGACACGGTTGTTGTGGATTTCATCAAGTCAGCTCTGCAGCAGGACAAGCCTACTTTCAACTAG
- the LOC126797181 gene encoding cytokinin dehydrogenase 2-like: protein MTPLLLGFFISSSTVTGQLGLPPDVASKLHNDSQSINSTATDWGRIVHQSAAAVLYPNSTNDIATLLQFANNGSTHFGIAARGNAHSARGQAMAKDGIVINMTTLNNMGSRVVVSKSTSLGSYADVGGEQLWIDVLRATLEHDLTPVSWTDYLYLTVGGTLSNAGISGQTFRYGPQITNVHELDVVTGKGDLITCSSDQTPELFYSALGGLGQVGIITRARIALQSAPKRAIWIRLFYNDFSAFSSDQETFISGNGKQGNIGFDYVEGFVLMQQGPVDLSFYPVADHPRITSLLNQYGILYTIELAKYYDDTAKKSIDKVVKVLLNGFSYLPGFIFQQDVSYIDFLNRVHTEEETLRTLDLWDIAHPWLNLFVPKSRIADFDTGVFKGILLKEKVPAGLIITYPMKRNKWDNKMSAVIPGEEVFYVVALLHSSGLQEWQQFDEVNAEILQFCKDAGIMIKQYLPHYEKQQDWIDHFGSKLQSFQEMKFKYDPNKILAPGQRVFDDL, encoded by the exons ATGACTCCTCTCCTCCTAGGGTTTTTTATCTCCTCCTCCACCGTGACCGGCCAACTCGGACTACCGCCCGACGTTGCGTCGAAGCTTCATAACGACAGCCAGTCCATCAATTCCACTGCTACAGATTGGGGTCGTATTGTTCATCAATCCGCAGCTGCAGTTCTGTATCCAAACTCAACAAACGACATAGCAACGTTGTTGCAATTCGCCAACAATGGCTCTACGCATTTCGGCATAGCCGCCAGAGGCAATGCCCATTCCGCTCGTGGACAAGCCATGGCCAAGGACGGCATTGTCATAAACATGACGACTCTGAACAACATGGGGTCGAGAGTTGTGGTGTCGAAGAGCACCTCTTTGGGTTCATATGCTGATGTTGGTGGCGAGCAGCTATGGATCGATGTATTGCGTGCAACACTTGAACATGACCTTACGCCGGTTTCGTGGACTGACTACCTCTACCTCACCGTTGGTGGGACACTCAGCAACGCCGGCATTAGCGGTCAAACGTTCCGTTATGGTCCTCAGATCACCAATGTGCATGAACTGGATGTCGTAACTG GGAAAGGAGATTTAATAACTTGCTCCTCTGACCAAACACCTGAGCTATTCTATTCGGCTCTCGGAGGTTTAGGCCAAGTCGGCATTATAACCAGAGCAAGAATCGCCTTACAGTCGGCTCCCAAAAGG GCTATATGGATACGACTATTTTACAACGACTTCTCTGCATTTTCAAGTGACCAGGAAACTTTTATCTCAGGCAATGGAAAGCAAGGAAATATTGGATTCGACTATGTGGAAGGTTTTGTTCTAATGCAGCAGGGTCCTGTAGACCTTTCCTTCTATCCAGTAGCTGACCACCCGAGAATAACTTCTTTACTAAACCAATACGGCATCCTTTACACCATAGAACTAGCCAAATATTATGATGATACAGCTAAAAAATCCATTGATAAG GTAGTCAAAGTATTGCTCAATGGGTTCAGCTATCTTCCTGGATTTATATTCCAGCAAGATGTATCCTACATAGATTTTCTGAATAGAGTGCATACCGAAGAGGAAACACTCCGAACACTTGACCTATGGGATATTGCTCATCCATGGCTAAACCTCTTCGTACCAAAATCACGAATTGCAGACTTTGATACCGGTGTTTTCAAAGGCATTCTTCTGAAAGAAAAGGTTCCGGCGGGACTTATCATCACCTACCCCATGAAACGAAACAA GTGGGACAATAAGATGTCTGCAGTTATACCAGGGGAAGAAGTGTTCTATGTTGTGGCGCTTTTGCATTCAAGCGGGCTCCAAGAATGGCAGCAGTTTGATGAAGTCAATGCAGAAATATTGCAATTTTGTAAGGATGCTGGTATTATGATTAAGCAATATCTTCCCCATTATGAAAAACAGCAAGATTGGATAGACCATTTTGGATCAAAATTGCAAAGCTTCCAGGAAATGAAGTTTAAGTATGATCCGAACAAGATATTAGCCCCGGGACAGAGGGTTTTCGATGACTTGTAA
- the LOC126793761 gene encoding uncharacterized protein LOC126793761, with the protein MYGLSQDYWHPRHLMEIARGVGTPLQLDKATKEREFGYYARVLVDVDLANELPSSLMVKREAHCFPIEIVYENMCTYCGMVGHMADRCRQLQETQPSVSPTEINGTVPSRTETCTVVALCDQGRDIDEERTIEDNGRDIDAERTIKYNRRVSTPYDRASVPRICTLTSSENQFVTLAHEAIVGVANELIEQLADQVFQGPNAQTLDVENSMVVTNQALDDVDGSFPTPSTRTEDNATVVREPEDGMTVVLSRSQQKKQKKMRENLLQEKAFDHYPARSRVPTSRLNL; encoded by the exons ATGTATGGTTTGAGCCAAGATTACTGGCATCCTCGACACCTCATGGAGATTGCTCGTGGAGTGGGTACGCCCTTGCAGTTGGACAAGGCTACCAAGGAGCGTGAGTTCGGTTACTATGCTCGTGTGCTAGTAGATGTTGATCTTGCAAACGAACTGCCGTCTTCACTCATGGTCAAGCGTGAGGCACATTGTTTTcctattgagattgtttatgAGAATATGTGCACTTATTGTGGTATGGTTGGGCATATGGCCGATCGTTGTAGACAATTACAAG AGACTCAACCATCAGTTAGTCCAACTGAAATTAATGGTACGGTACCATCACGTACAGAAACATGTACAGTGGTAGCATTGTGTGATCAAGGGAGAGACATTGATGAAGAGAGAACTATTGAAGACAATGGGAGAGACATTGATGCAGAGAGAACTATTAAATACAATAGGAGAGTTAGTACTCCATATGATAGAGCTTCGGTTCCAAGGATATGTACTCTTACTTCTAGTGAAAATCAGTTTGTCACTCTAGCTCATGAGGCTATTGTGGGGGTTGCTAATGAATTAATTGAGCAATTGGCAGACCAAGTGTTCCAGGGGCCAAATGCTCAGACCCTTGATGTAGAGAACTCAATGGTGGTTACCAATCAGGCTTTAGATGATGTTGATGGCTCATTCCCCACCCCCTCAACGAGGACAGAGGACAATGCAACTGTGGTTCGTGAGCCAGAGGATGGTATGACTGTTGTTCTTTCTAGATCCCaacaaaagaagcaaaaaaaaatgcGTGAGAATTTACTACAAGAAAAAGCATTTGACCATTACCCTGCTCGTAGCAGGGTTCCCACCTCACGCCTCAACCTATGA